The Arachis hypogaea cultivar Tifrunner chromosome 16, arahy.Tifrunner.gnm2.J5K5, whole genome shotgun sequence genome contains a region encoding:
- the LOC112758166 gene encoding short-chain dehydrogenase reductase 3b — protein MSSKQRLEGKVAIVTGGASGIGAEAARLFVENGALVVITDVNDELGLQVASSIGVDKVSYHHCDVRDEKQVEETVAFTIKKYGSLDIMFSNAGITGSLCNILDLDLNDFDNTVAVNVRGAAACIKHAARVMVERKTRGSIICTASIASLVGGAGAGHGYTASKHGLVGLVRSACGELGAYGIRVNSISPYVMATPLACEALGMEASEVESAGVAGANLQGIVLKPIHVAQTALFLASNESAYISGHNLVVDGGLLAVNIPVSKNK, from the exons ATGTCGTCTAAGCAAAG GTTGGAAGGCAAGGTTGCAATTGTGACCGGGGGAGCAAGTGGAATAGGAGCAGAAGCAGCGAGATTATTTGTGGAAAACGGTGCACTTGTAGTTATAACAGATGTTAACGATGAATTGGGGCTTCAAGTTGCAAGTTCCATTGGCGTAGACAAGGTGAGTTACCATCACTGCGACGTTAGAGACGAGAAACAAGTTGAAGAAACCGTTGCTTTCACTATCAAGAAATATGGAAGCTTAGATATCATGTTCAGTAACGCTGGAATTACAGGCTCTCTCTGTAACATACTTGATTTGGATTTGAATGACTTTGATAACACAGTAGCTGTGAATGTTCGTGGAGCAGCGGCGTGTATTAAGCACGCGGCACGTGTCATGGTGGAAAGAAAGACACGTGGCTCCATAATTTGCACTGCTAGTATAGCTTCTTTGGTTGGTGGCGCTGGAGCTGGTCATGGTTATACCGCATCCAAACATGGCCTTGTGGGTCTTGTGCGTTCGGCGTGTGGTGAGCTTGGAGCTTATGGGATTAGGGTCAATTCGATTTCACCTTATGTTATGGCCACACCTTTGGCATGTGAAGCTCTTGGTATGGAAGCAAGCGAAGTTGAAAGTGCTGGTGTTGCTGGTGCCAATTTGCAGGGGATTGTGTTGAAGCCAATTCATGTTGCACAAACGGCTTTGTTTCTTGCTTCTAATGAATCTGCTTATATTAGTGGACACAATTTGGTCGTTGACGGAGGTTTGTTAGCCGTTAATATCCCTGtttcaaaaaataaatga
- the LOC140179995 gene encoding uncharacterized protein — MKKARENIEGSEREQYAELRDYILGLLTANPGATIDMDTTPMPDSLPIFKRLYICFDACKKGFIQGCRPFIGLDGTFLKGYYGGQLLTVVGQDANNQIFPIAYAVVDSETRDNWRWFLELLHRDLGNYRGLIPAMERVMPGVHYRFCAMHIWANFTKRWKDKQLKGAVWECCRATTVTKFEAVMMRLKEINNVAWEYLDRLDPKTWTKAHFSEWPKVDNVTNNNCETFNGKILKYRGKPIITMLKEVRVHIIKVMAWNKKSPSGYVGSVAPRQLSKLEREKEETMEAEEAAAATITLHSYHHPNNRTLMMLLLLQDPKSNPMVSTETMNAAIPAMRQRF; from the exons ATGAAGAAGGCAAGGGAGAATATTGAGGGCTCGGAGAGGGAGCAGTATGCTGAGTTGAGGGATTACATACTTGGCCTGTTGACAGCTAATCCAGGAGCAACTATTGATATGGACACTACCCCTATGCCTGATTCCCTCCCGATCTTCAAGAGACTCTACATATGTTTTGACGCTTGCAAAAAAGGTTTCATACAAGGTTGCAGACCATTTATTGGACTTGATGGTACATTCCTAAAAGGTTACTACGGTGGGCAATTGCTTACAGTAGTGGGACAAGATGCTAACAATCAGATCTTTCCCATTGCATATGCAGTCGTTGACTCAGAGACAAGAGATAACTGGAGATGGTTTCTAGAACTCCTGCATCGTGATTTGGGGAACTATAGG GGTCTGATACCAGCCATGGAGCGAGTTATGCCCGGAGTGCATTATCGTTTTTGTGCAATGCACATTTGGGCCAACTTCACTAAAAGATGGAAGGATAAACAGTTGAAAGGAGCAGTGTGGGAATGTTGTAGAGCCACCACTGTTACTAAATTTGAGGCTGTAATGATGAGGTTAAAGGAAATCAACAATGTTGCCTGGGAATACTTAGATCGACTTGACCCAAAAACTTGGACAAAGGCACATTTCAGTGAGTGGCCTAAGGTGGACAATGTCACTAACAACAACTGTGAGACTTTTAATGGTAAGATTCTCAAATACAGAGGCAAGCCAATCATAACAATGTTAAAGGAAGTCAGAGTTCATATCATAAAGGTTATGGCGTGGAACAAAAAATCTCCAAGTGGCTATGTTGGTTCTGTTGCACCAAGGCAACTTAGCAAACttgagagagagaaggaagaaa CTATGGAGGCAGAGGAAGCTGCTGCTGCTACAATAACCCTGCACAGCTACCACCACCCCAACAACAGAACCCTAATGATGCTCCTACTGCTCCAAGACCCCAAGTCTAACCCTATGGTCTCCACTGAAACCATGAATGCTGCAATCCCAGCAATGAGGCAGAGGTTTTAA
- the LOC112756619 gene encoding chorismate synthase, chloroplastic isoform X1, whose amino-acid sequence MQKIQNRILIVLCQKNNLGTKPFLGGSISPNSNLRSQSSAYVQVSLRPRIPKSFQIRAAGSTYGNHFRVTTYGESHGRGVGCVIDGCPPRIPLSESDVQVDLDRRRPGQSKITTPRDETDTCKIFSGVFEGLTTGTPIHVFVPSTDQRGRDYSELSSGYRPSHADATYDMKYGIRSVQGGGRSSARETIGRVASGAVAKKILKDFAGTEILAYVSQVHKVVLPEDLIDNETVTLDQIESNIVRCPDPEYAEKMIAAIDAVRVRGDSVGGVVTCIVRNCPRGIGSPVFDKLEAELAKAAMSLPATKGFQFGSGFAGTFLTGSEHNDEFYIDEHGRTRTRTNRSGGIQGGISNGEIINMRIAFKPTSTIAKEQNTVTRDKKETILRVRGRHDPCVVPRAVPVVEAMVSLVLVDQLMAQYAQCNLFPVNSDLQEPLLPVLQPEEVPS is encoded by the exons ATGCAGAAAATCCAGAACAGGATTCTAATTGTCCTTTGCCAAAAG AATAATTTAGGAACTAAG CCATTCCTCGGCGGTTCCATCTCTCCCAATTCCAACCTCCGATCCCAATCCTCCGCTTACGTTCAAGTCTCCCTCCGCCCTCGCATTCCCAAAAGCTTCC AGATACGGGCGGCTGGAAGTACCTATGGAAATCACTTCCGTGTGACAACATATGGAGAGTCTCATGGGAGAGGTGTTGGTTGTGTCATTGATGGGTGTCCTCCTCGCATCCCTCTCTCCGAGTCTGACGTGCAAGTTGATCTTGACAGAAG GAGGCCAGGCCAAAGCAAAATTACAACTCCTAGAGACGAGACTGATACGTGTAAAATATTTTCAGGAGTCTTCGAAG GACTTACTACTGGAACTCCAATCCATGTATTTGTACCTAGTACTGATCAAAGAGGACGT GACTATAGTGAGTTGTCATCGGGTTATAGGCCTTCCCATGCTGATGCAACCTATGACATGAAGTATGGTATCAGATCAGTTCAG GGGGGTGGTAGATCTTCTGCAAGAGAAACCATTGGAAGGGTTGCTTCTGGTGCTGTTGCTAAAAAAATCCTTAAGGATTTTGCAGGAACTGAG ATTCTTGCATATGTGTCTCAAGTTCACAAGGTTGTTCTGCCAGAGGACTTAATTGATAATGAGACTGTGACACTTGATCAG ATCGAGAGCAACATTGTTCGATGTCCTGACCCTGAATATGCAGAGAAGATGATAGCTGCTATTGATGCTGTCCGAGTTAGAGGTGATTCTGTTGGTGGTGTTGTGACATGCATAGTGAGGAACTGTCCACGT GGGATTGGTTCACCAGTATTTGACAAACTTGAAGCTGAACTGGCTAAAGCTGCTATGTCATTGCCTGCAACCAAGGGCTTTCAATTTGGTAGTGGGTTTGCAG GTACCTTTTTGACTGGGAGTGAACACAATGATGAGTTCTATATTGATGAACATGGAAGGACAAGGACAAGAACAAATCGTTCTGGTGGGATACAG GGTGGAATTTCCAATGGAGAAATCATAAACATGAGAATAGCTTTCAAGCCGACATCAACTATTGCT AAGGAGCAAAATACGGTGACTCGAGATAAAAAAGAAACGATTCTGAGAGTTCGTGGTCGTCATGATCCTTGTGTTGTCCCAAGAG CTGTACCCGTGGTAGAGGCCATGGTAAGTTTGGTGCTTGTGGACCAGTTGATGGCGCAGTATGCACAGTGTAATCTGTTTCCCGTAAACTCAGATTTGCAAGAACCTTTGTTGCCCGTATTACAGCCAGAAGAAGTACCCTCTTGA
- the LOC112756619 gene encoding chorismate synthase, chloroplastic isoform X2 has protein sequence MASSSTCLSSKPFLGGSISPNSNLRSQSSAYVQVSLRPRIPKSFQIRAAGSTYGNHFRVTTYGESHGRGVGCVIDGCPPRIPLSESDVQVDLDRRRPGQSKITTPRDETDTCKIFSGVFEGLTTGTPIHVFVPSTDQRGRDYSELSSGYRPSHADATYDMKYGIRSVQGGGRSSARETIGRVASGAVAKKILKDFAGTEILAYVSQVHKVVLPEDLIDNETVTLDQIESNIVRCPDPEYAEKMIAAIDAVRVRGDSVGGVVTCIVRNCPRGIGSPVFDKLEAELAKAAMSLPATKGFQFGSGFAGTFLTGSEHNDEFYIDEHGRTRTRTNRSGGIQGGISNGEIINMRIAFKPTSTIAKEQNTVTRDKKETILRVRGRHDPCVVPRAVPVVEAMVSLVLVDQLMAQYAQCNLFPVNSDLQEPLLPVLQPEEVPS, from the exons ATGGCTTCTTCGTCTACCTGTCTCTCTTCGAAGCCATTCCTCGGCGGTTCCATCTCTCCCAATTCCAACCTCCGATCCCAATCCTCCGCTTACGTTCAAGTCTCCCTCCGCCCTCGCATTCCCAAAAGCTTCC AGATACGGGCGGCTGGAAGTACCTATGGAAATCACTTCCGTGTGACAACATATGGAGAGTCTCATGGGAGAGGTGTTGGTTGTGTCATTGATGGGTGTCCTCCTCGCATCCCTCTCTCCGAGTCTGACGTGCAAGTTGATCTTGACAGAAG GAGGCCAGGCCAAAGCAAAATTACAACTCCTAGAGACGAGACTGATACGTGTAAAATATTTTCAGGAGTCTTCGAAG GACTTACTACTGGAACTCCAATCCATGTATTTGTACCTAGTACTGATCAAAGAGGACGT GACTATAGTGAGTTGTCATCGGGTTATAGGCCTTCCCATGCTGATGCAACCTATGACATGAAGTATGGTATCAGATCAGTTCAG GGGGGTGGTAGATCTTCTGCAAGAGAAACCATTGGAAGGGTTGCTTCTGGTGCTGTTGCTAAAAAAATCCTTAAGGATTTTGCAGGAACTGAG ATTCTTGCATATGTGTCTCAAGTTCACAAGGTTGTTCTGCCAGAGGACTTAATTGATAATGAGACTGTGACACTTGATCAG ATCGAGAGCAACATTGTTCGATGTCCTGACCCTGAATATGCAGAGAAGATGATAGCTGCTATTGATGCTGTCCGAGTTAGAGGTGATTCTGTTGGTGGTGTTGTGACATGCATAGTGAGGAACTGTCCACGT GGGATTGGTTCACCAGTATTTGACAAACTTGAAGCTGAACTGGCTAAAGCTGCTATGTCATTGCCTGCAACCAAGGGCTTTCAATTTGGTAGTGGGTTTGCAG GTACCTTTTTGACTGGGAGTGAACACAATGATGAGTTCTATATTGATGAACATGGAAGGACAAGGACAAGAACAAATCGTTCTGGTGGGATACAG GGTGGAATTTCCAATGGAGAAATCATAAACATGAGAATAGCTTTCAAGCCGACATCAACTATTGCT AAGGAGCAAAATACGGTGACTCGAGATAAAAAAGAAACGATTCTGAGAGTTCGTGGTCGTCATGATCCTTGTGTTGTCCCAAGAG CTGTACCCGTGGTAGAGGCCATGGTAAGTTTGGTGCTTGTGGACCAGTTGATGGCGCAGTATGCACAGTGTAATCTGTTTCCCGTAAACTCAGATTTGCAAGAACCTTTGTTGCCCGTATTACAGCCAGAAGAAGTACCCTCTTGA
- the LOC140179996 gene encoding serine/threonine-protein phosphatase 7 long form homolog encodes MRRQQGMRLDDRYVPYLQMAGLYHLARLNDRWFRLDEALDVAYQLGLPVDGRYVSGCLSEFHIYIDGGRPPWVWFQELLGVIPPPSQVQKYAVNCTWFQETFGECPEDADDETVRRYVRAYIMMLLGTQLFADKSGNRIHIRWLPYVARLEELGTYSWGSAALAWLYRCMCRVANRHVVKLAGPLQLLQSWIFWRFPQFRPTGYEAFSWPLASRWAGYNPSGSEKGPRVRAWRLRIDRLQSREFIWMPYSSPDVLQVLHPEVLEPRHMAVWRSVTALIYFAVIEWHQIDRVLPQFGGVQAPPRPALNIDFLMSKDGRGGDRWFPSSMPKWHAYWDARQDSVLRFDVVADPGPSHQFLQWWSQHGKRFLAPDTQLGDPRSVPIPVEASQRGPGRVPDMDRPDDVPDRRRVERRMGVGPS; translated from the exons ATgaggcggcagcagggcatgcgtCTTGATGATAGATACGTTCCATACTTGCAGATGGCAGGgctataccatcttgcaaggctgaacgaCCGGTGGTTCCGGCTAGACGAGGCGCTC gacgtggcataccagctggGTTTGCCTGTCGATGGCCGTTACGTGAGCGGGTGCCTGTCAGAGTTTCATATATACATCGATGGCGGCCGTCCACCCTGGGtctggttccaggagttgctaGGAGTTATACCTCCTCCCAGTCAGGTTCAGAAGTATGCAGTGAACTGCACCTGGTTTCAGGAGACCTTTGGTGAGTGCCCTGAGGATGCAGATGATGAGACTGTTCGCCGATATGTCCGggcgtacatcatgatgttgcTGGGCACGCAGCTGTTTGCGGACAAGTCTGGCAACCGGATTCACATTAGATGGCTTCCATATGTAGCGAGGCTGGAGGAGCTGGGTACGTACAGCTGGGGTTCGGCAGCACTGGcctggttgtaccggtgcatgtgcagGGTGGCAAACAGACATGTTGTGAAGTTAGCGGGCCCGCTCCAGCTACTGCAGTCTTGGATCTTTTGGCGGTTTCCTCAGTTTAGGCCTACAGGATATGAGGCCTTCAGCTGGCCTTTGGCGTCGAG ATGGGCAGGTTACAACCCTTCCGGTAGCGAGAAGGGTCCGAGAGTGCGGGCATGGAGGCTTAGGATAGACCGGTTACAGTCCAGGGAG TTTATATGGATGCCGTACAGTAGCCCCGACGTACTTCAGGTGTTGCACCCGGAGGTTTTGGAGCCTCGGCACATGGCGGTGTGGCGCTCTGTGACCGCGCTGATCTACTTTGCtgtcatagagtggcatcagatagatCGTGTTCTTCCTCAGTTTGGAGGGGTACAGGCCCCTCCGCGTCCCGCCTtgaacatcgactttctgatgtccAAGGATGGGAGAGGCGGCGATCGATGGTTCCCCTCTTCCATGCCGAAGTGGCATGCATACTGGGACGCTCGTCAGGACAGTGTATTGAGGTTCGATGTTGTTGCCGACCCTGGACCGTCTCATCAGTTCCTTCAGTGGTGGAGTCAGCATGGGAAGAGGTTCCTGGCACCGGACACTCAGCTGGGGGATCCGAGATCAGTTCCTATACCAGTTGAGGCCTCACAGCGGGGTCCGGGGCGTGTGCCTGACATGGATCGGCCGGATGACGTGCCTGACAGGCGCAGGGTTGAGAGGAGGATGGGTGTAGGCCCATCGTAG
- the LOC112756619 gene encoding chorismate synthase, chloroplastic isoform X3, whose protein sequence is MESLMGEVLVVSLMGVLLASLSPSLTCKLILTEVLVYRRPGQSKITTPRDETDTCKIFSGVFEGLTTGTPIHVFVPSTDQRGRDYSELSSGYRPSHADATYDMKYGIRSVQGGGRSSARETIGRVASGAVAKKILKDFAGTEILAYVSQVHKVVLPEDLIDNETVTLDQIESNIVRCPDPEYAEKMIAAIDAVRVRGDSVGGVVTCIVRNCPRGIGSPVFDKLEAELAKAAMSLPATKGFQFGSGFAGTFLTGSEHNDEFYIDEHGRTRTRTNRSGGIQGGISNGEIINMRIAFKPTSTIAKEQNTVTRDKKETILRVRGRHDPCVVPRAVPVVEAMVSLVLVDQLMAQYAQCNLFPVNSDLQEPLLPVLQPEEVPS, encoded by the exons ATGGAGAGTCTCATGGGAGAGGTGTTGGTTGTGTCATTGATGGGTGTCCTCCTCGCATCCCTCTCTCCGAGTCTGACGTGCAAGTTGATCTTGACAGAAG TTCTTGTGTATAGGAGGCCAGGCCAAAGCAAAATTACAACTCCTAGAGACGAGACTGATACGTGTAAAATATTTTCAGGAGTCTTCGAAG GACTTACTACTGGAACTCCAATCCATGTATTTGTACCTAGTACTGATCAAAGAGGACGT GACTATAGTGAGTTGTCATCGGGTTATAGGCCTTCCCATGCTGATGCAACCTATGACATGAAGTATGGTATCAGATCAGTTCAG GGGGGTGGTAGATCTTCTGCAAGAGAAACCATTGGAAGGGTTGCTTCTGGTGCTGTTGCTAAAAAAATCCTTAAGGATTTTGCAGGAACTGAG ATTCTTGCATATGTGTCTCAAGTTCACAAGGTTGTTCTGCCAGAGGACTTAATTGATAATGAGACTGTGACACTTGATCAG ATCGAGAGCAACATTGTTCGATGTCCTGACCCTGAATATGCAGAGAAGATGATAGCTGCTATTGATGCTGTCCGAGTTAGAGGTGATTCTGTTGGTGGTGTTGTGACATGCATAGTGAGGAACTGTCCACGT GGGATTGGTTCACCAGTATTTGACAAACTTGAAGCTGAACTGGCTAAAGCTGCTATGTCATTGCCTGCAACCAAGGGCTTTCAATTTGGTAGTGGGTTTGCAG GTACCTTTTTGACTGGGAGTGAACACAATGATGAGTTCTATATTGATGAACATGGAAGGACAAGGACAAGAACAAATCGTTCTGGTGGGATACAG GGTGGAATTTCCAATGGAGAAATCATAAACATGAGAATAGCTTTCAAGCCGACATCAACTATTGCT AAGGAGCAAAATACGGTGACTCGAGATAAAAAAGAAACGATTCTGAGAGTTCGTGGTCGTCATGATCCTTGTGTTGTCCCAAGAG CTGTACCCGTGGTAGAGGCCATGGTAAGTTTGGTGCTTGTGGACCAGTTGATGGCGCAGTATGCACAGTGTAATCTGTTTCCCGTAAACTCAGATTTGCAAGAACCTTTGTTGCCCGTATTACAGCCAGAAGAAGTACCCTCTTGA